In Pyrus communis chromosome 15, drPyrComm1.1, whole genome shotgun sequence, the genomic stretch GCTAATGTTTGACTTTGTGACTACACACTTTCTTACCATGGTGGGTTATCTCCATAAGCGGGAAAATACATAGAAGAGGGGGATGACTTTACATATTCTATGTTaatcccttttattttctagttACACTTTTTGTGTAAATATAAACTTATATAAAATGAAAGAAGATGGAGATAAATATGGTGGAGATGAGTATTGTTCTTACATCACAGCGTGAATTTGAAATTCGTTGGTTTCCTAATttaatatctaatctaacaaatttaaatTTGCCCCAAACATGAGTTTTatgttaaaactcatatttgaccCAAGGATTAAAGCAAATTAGGATAAatataaaatctaaaatttgagttttactcccaAAAAAAGTAGGTCTAAaagcatgattttttttttcaataaaaaattactttaatgtacaggattttttttttaaattattttaatgtctataattttttttttctttcagaccaactccaatggtgggctaaaagccaaattaccttCCAAAATTTCCTctcaaacccactccaacccaaggggaaattttggactaaatgctaaatgttaaaccaatgccaaattccccccaaaatttagcccagaaatcgggaTGAACTCCactcaatatttatcggaatataaatttttttagattaaaatgttcataaaattaatttacgatagtctacatatttatttaaaaaaaaattaatttaacaaaaaaatagcttaagttcattctttaataatcccgggctaaaattttaggctagaacggttggaatataaaagctgtttctgggctaaaagctaaattttccgggttaaaaaatttagtttttagcctaaccattggagatggtctcataatattttcctttttattttattttttattttttgaaaaaaaaaaaggcaagcaAAACATGGTCACGTTCTAGGGTTTTATCAGGGTACAGAGAGAACTACATATATATCTCTACAAAATGCCTACAGCGGCCTGTTAATGAAAATGGAGTCCTCGACCAACGTTAACAAGCCCCACTCTCATCACTGAACATGGAGAACCCAGATACGAAACCCACTAGATCACCACCGCCGCCCCGGCCACACGAGCCAGAGCCCAAGAAGCTCAAAATGTCCACCAGCGACGACGAAGaagccaccaccaccaccacagccAAAACGCCCAGGTACAAGCGTCGAAAGGTTGCAATTTTCTTCGCTTATTTAGGTGTGGGATACCAAGGAATGCAAAAGAATCCAGGCGCCAAAACCATCGAGGGCGACCTCGAAGAAGCTCTTTACCTCTCCAACGCCGTCCCCGAGCAGGACCGCAACAGCCCTAAGCGCTACGATTGGGCCCGCTCCGCCCGCACCGATAAGGGGGTCAGCGCCGTGGGCCAGGTTGTCTCGGGCCGCTTCTATGTTGATCCACCGGGATTTGTCGACCGCCTCAATTCAAACCTTTCTCCTCAGATTCGGATTTTCGGCTATAAACGCGTCACAGCGTCGTTTAACGCGAAGAAGTTCTGTGATCGGAGAAGGTATGTGTATCTCATTCCTTTGTTTGCTCTTGATCCGAGTGCTCATCGCGATAGAGAGAGTGTGTTGGCGAGTCTTGGGTCTGATCAGGAGTTTGTTAAGTGTTTGGAGTGCTCCGAGAGAGGGCGTAAAGTCGGGGGCTTGATGGGTAAGCGCACGTATGAATTGAGAGGGATGAGTTTTGAGCTAGGCATTTCGTCGAACACCAATGAGGCTATGGTTGAATCTGAAATTAGTGAAGAAATTAAGGTTCTTCCCGGAAATGCTGGGGATGATAATTCGATTTCTGAGCCCAGAAATGAAGTTAGCCTTAGCATTAATGAAGAAACTAAGGTTCTTACGGAGAATGCTGGGGTTGATACTTCGAATTCTGAACTCAAAACTGAAATTAGCATCAGTATTAATAACAATGAAATTTCTGAAATTGAGGTTGAGAATAATCGAGCGGTCCCCAATGAGGCAGACGCTGCTGATTTGAATTCCGAGTCAATGAATGATACGAATGTTAGTCTTGGTGAAGAGAAGGCTAATGGAGACGAGAAGACAGAGGAGGGAAGTGGAAGGGGAAGTGGATTTTGTTATGGTGAGAAGGAGAGGGAAAGgtttaacaaaattttgaataGTTATGAGGGGACTCATAACTTCCACAACTTCACCACCAGAACTAAAGCTGTAGACCCTGCTGCTCAGCGCTACATCATTTCGTTCAATGCGAGCACCACGGTTACAGTTGAGGGTATGGAATTCGTTAAGTGTGAAGTTGTGGGGCAGAGCTTCATGCTTCATCAGATTAGGAAGATGATCGGGCTTGCGGTGGCAATCTTCAGGGGATGTGCTTCTGAGTCGTTGCTAGAAAGGGCATTGCAAAAGTAAGTGCTTGGATCATCATAGTATGTTGGTGtgtgctttttgtttttttgactCTGAGAGAATATGTAATGTATGCTTAACTGAGTTTATTATGCACAAAATATAGGGATGTTAACATCAATGTGCCGACGGCTCCTGAGGTTGGTTTGTACTTGGATGAGTGCTTCTTTGCGTCGTACAACCAGAAATGGGGAGATAGTCATGAAGAACTGTCAATGAAAGACTATGAACAAGCGGCAGAAGACTTCAAGATGAAGCATATAGACTCTCACATTGCATCCACTGAGCATAAAGAAGGTGTTGTGGGTCTCTGGTTGCACTCCCTCAACCACCGTAACTATCCGGATTTAGGTCCTGCCGAGAACCATGGAAACACCACCAACGGAATAAGTGCTGATGCGGGTAATGTCGCCCCcgagtaagtttttttttccacaggGAATCAGATTTCTTCAATGTATGCCTCTTATTTCTTCAATGAATACAAACTCTTATGTCTTTTAGGGAATGATGAATTGCTAATTTAGTCCCTGAATTAtcatgaaaattaagtttttaaactattttttttcaaaaaaatcaatccttgaattataaaaaaaaacaaaaaaaaactgtcAATTACATCCTTAATATTAGATTTGAAgatactatattcaattttccgtcaatttaagtcacgttacttgcatgtgatacacactggagggtagattggtaattttcttttataaagaaatagcgtatggagttaactttggtGAATAAATTAGACGTTAAATTCGCGTCCTATATAATATGTTAAGGACTTAAAGGTGAGAAAATAACAATATTACATTCTAAAGTGTATGAaatgacttaagttgacgaaaaattagataaaatagttttgaatataatagtagggaagaaatttgtaatttttaataaatttagagACTTATTTTACCGAAAAAATAATTCACAAGCCTAATTTTTACtgaaataataattcaaaaactaaatcgGCATTTCATCCTCtaagtaaaacaaaaaatgtaacTTCGGCTCCTGAACTTCGAGTCCGTTAACATCGCTCGGTACTTGAATTTGGCAACATGGGGAACATTGGTCCTTCACTCCAGCTTGTGAGAATTTTCGTCAGCACGTGAGCCCGTGAACATCATGGGCCTTGGCTTAACGGCCCAGTTTCATTTCCAAATTCCAGAGCGACCTTCCTAGTGGTCCAATGTAAACTCAAATGTGGTGgaatattttttatatgtaaaGTTGAATTGAATTAGAGCGACGGAATATTGTTCAAGTGAGAGGGAAAGCCAAACCTCTGTGGCGGGGGGCGGTGGGGTCCTTCGTGTCTACCAGCGAGAATGGAGGTGGATTGGACCCAACTACCACCAGAACTCGCCGAATCAATCTCCAAAAAGCTCACAATCTACGCCGACTACCTCCGATTCCGGGTGGTGTGTCACAGCTGGCGAGCCTCCGTCCCCAAAACCCCGCACCACCTCCCTCCCCAGCTCCCTTGGCTGATGCTCCCCCAATCCCAGCCCAACCAATCCCACCGCGCCTTCTTCAACATCTCTAACAGCAGAGTCCACTTCCTCCACCTTCCAGAAGCTTCTCACCGTAAGCGCCGCTGCGGCTCCTCCCACGGATGGCTTGTCATCCTCGACGAAACCCCTTCCGTCCTCCTCGTTAACCCCCTCACGCGCGCCAAGCGCCACCTCCCTCCGCTCTCCACCTTCCCCAACGTTGTTCGATTTGATTACTCCGATGTTGGCCGAGAATACGCCCTCGTATCCCCGTCTGGTGACGTCTACACGCGCAGTCTGACCCAGATGCGCGATTCGTTTCTGAAAAAGGTGGTCCTTTCTTCGAGTCCTCTGGAAGCCAGGGGGGGCTTCACTTTCACCGCCGTAGCGATTGTCAATCAAACCGGCGACTTGGCGTTTTGCAGGGACGGAGACCAGACCTGGACTTTTATCGACGGCGCACAGTCGTATTCCGAGGATGTCGTATCTGTCAACGGTTTGTTTTACGCCGTCGACAAGAAGGGCACCGTGGCGGAGTGCGATGTTAATGGTCCGTCTCCGCCTAGGGTCAGGTTAATCCGAACGCCGAGACTAGAGGATGCGGACATGCGATATTTGGTGAGTTCAGGGGATGATTTGTTGTTGGTGAGTCGGTATTTGCAGATTGATTATGGTTTTCTGGTGTACAATGCAAATGTAAATTACAGGACAGTGAAATTTGATGTTTTTAGGATGAATTGGTTGGGGGAGAGGTGGGACAAGGTTGAGAACTTGGGTGATAGGATGGTGTTTATCGGCGAAAACTCATGGTTTTCATTGTTGGCGTCTGATTTTCCGGGAAGCCTTGGAAACTGCATTTATTTCACAGACGATTATTCGGAATCAAACAATGAGAGCGGAGTCTGGGGATATGATTCGGGCATTTTCAAATTGTGGGATGGAACAATTCAAGAGTTGCCCCCTTATCCAAGGAATTCGAATTATGAGGTGCATTGGCCTGCCGGCTCTCTACCTCTTTGGGTAACTCCAAATCCATGCTGATGCAGTGAAGGCAGGATCATCATTTCAATTGAATGGTAAGTAATCGCAATTATCTGGTGTTAATTGTAATGTTAAACGATGgtttgtatataattatttCTATGTTTTCTGTTTCGTGCATTTGTTTATACATTCTATGTAATAATTGACACTCTGCAGTAATCCATTATATATCTCAATGTTTAATAACACAGATACTGCCCTTTTGTATCGATCTCTCTAGTAACTTGGTGTGCAAGGGAGGTGACTTACGGTGTTGGATGGTTTAGGTGATAGGGTGATGAGATTGGTTAACGTTGGCCGAGTGGTGTTTAGATGATTTAAACAAAATGTGTCATCAGAGAAACTCTCATACGTCGGCGGATGTGTATCTTTGTGTCGCACTAACGCTAAGAGCGTTGTGTGCAGGGTGGATATGATCCGGTTACACGGCAGATTCCCCTCGTCTCAGGTGGACTGATGTACAATTTGTCAATGACAGATGAAACATTGTGGTGGTGATTAGTTTTCGTTTTGTAGAAACAGGGATTCTCAAATTTTGCTGAAATTATTTGGCAATTGGCCTATGAATTAATGGTGATTTTTTGGACATTACCTGTCTACTTCACGTGGCTAGGCCGGACGATAGGTTAGTCTTGTCCTTTAGCTATTGCAAGTGGCCTTTCGGGGCCGGTCTTTTTAGTAACGAAGACAAAACCTTTTTgtttagagtaaattgtagtaatagttcttcaattttaatcaaattagagcaatggtccatcaactaaaaattcattaccattgatcCTTCAACTCATTAAAGTGtttagctatggtcattttcgtcaacttcgtcagaattttgtcaaaatgagttatgttggaataaccattgctacaattggagttcctcaactcatcaaaacgtgtagctatggtcagtgtcgtcaacttcgtcataattttgtcaaaatgagttatgttggaagaaccattactacaattagGTTATAGTTGATGGATCATTgttccaattgggttaaagttgaaggatcattgctctgattgggttaaaattgagggacaaCTTCtctaattggattaaagttgatggactaatggtaatatatttttagttaagggactATAGTTctacgttttgatgagttgaggaaccaatggtaatgaatttttagttgagggaccattactccaattgagttaaaattaagaGATCATTGATATATAGGGAGAGGGTACGATTTCGATTCTGTTTGACAGAAAAACTTACAAGTTCGTTTGGTTTCGTTGAATCGTTTCCTGGATACATACCTGGATTTGGAAGGGCTTGGAACAAAATTGTAGTAAAAACATTTCTAACAAAAACGCATCGGTGCACAAGTGTTTCTTACAACTGAGAAACTATGCCTACGTATCAAATTTTGGACTGAGATTCATGCTGCGTATGGCCAAACCGGAGAGCCTAATGCCATTTCTGATGTGTTTGTAAACGACCCAGACATTCTTTACCGAGGAACCAAGTACGAAACAGAAATTAAACCGATTTTTTCGGACTTGAAATTTTCGTGCAATTTGAAGTTACTAGGAACAACCTAAAACAAACTGATATCCTCGAACTTAGGTGCAGCCTAGCTAGGCAATACAACGCATGGAGTACATGGAAACAGCAGGCCAATCCAGCGTAGACGATGTCGTAGAAGACGCAAAACAGGAAGCTTCGTAGACTCTGGGGTGATCACTCTCTAATCCATAGTCCATGATCGGAGGGTACTCCAGCTCCTCATCGTAATCGTACACCAACTCCGGAACCTCCACCTCATTCCTCCGCACCTGGTTCCACAGAAACTCCAGCCTTTGCACATATTTTAGCTTCTTGTACAACCTGCAGGTCCACCAATAAAACCACAAGCCACGCTTCACCATTACCATTCACTAACGTGCGCCATGGGTCAACGTTTGATAAAACTGTTAGTTAATATTTGATCGTGTTAATTACCATCTTAATTAAATATGCATCGATGTTTGTTAATTAGTGTTACTTAATGTACCTTCCGGTGAAAGGGAGACGACCAAAGGTGGCGAGGAAGAGCTTGGCCTGCAATCCCGGGTGGAGAAAGTAAACAGCTTGGAGGCGATCCTTGATGGCAATCGTAATTGCCTCGTAGATGGATTGGAGGGTTGAAATTCCGGTTGTCACCGCGATTCACATCTGTGTGCACGTACACCACCGAGAAGAAAGCCTTTTCCCCTAACTTTGGGAATATTTTCTCCTCCAAGTACTTGTTCACAGCCTCGTTGGTCACACTTCGAGCTGATCGTGAACATTtaacataacaaaaataaattcagCGTAACAAATTAATAACGTCTTAATTAAGCAACAAATATTTTATCTTGAGTTTGGTAGCGTCGAACTTGTAATTAAGGAGTGCGCTAAAATAAAAAGACATTGGATTCTATCAAATAATTACCTGGAAAGAACTTTCCAACGATGCGAAGAACGTTTCGACCATGTTTGTCCCGGCCTTGGATGTTAGACACTTGAAGTTTCTCAAGGAGGTGTTGCTGGTCCGACAGAGTGTTGGTatggaaggagaagaaaaataattcattttttataaatttttaacttTCTCGATTTAGTtgtatttattaattatatagtGGAATTTGCGAAAATTAAGCAGAATATGTTCTGGAAACGGAAATCCGAAAGTGTGAAAAGGTAAGAGGGGATGGATAGGGTTGCTTTTGCTTTTAAGTTTTGAGAGGGATAACGATGATAAAGCGTTGCTGCAAAGTGCAAAGCAGCGTTTCTGTTTCTCTTGATTATATAGCGAGGCGAGGCGCCCGATTTCTGGATTAGAGTATGCAAAATGAGAGAGAATTTTTGCACGAGAACATGATTTGGTAcacaaaatgtattataattgGTTAGaatcttgataaaaaaaaattaataaaaaaaatgcaaccaATTATAATATGACACTTGATGTACGGACCGTGTTTTAGGCAcgttgaaaaatttctcgtataatctttttgttattataaaGGACCAATTAGTTACTTCGTCATGACAGTACATATTTCGGAAGTCGAGACGATACACAGAGGTATTTCAACATTCTCATATCTACTATCATGTGATTTCCCAACggaaaaaattgaatcaaatgCCGGATAATGGAGCCCAAACAAATGAGTGTGATGGACGATGATGAGCGAGGGCATTGAGGAGGGTATATTCTTTATAATCTTCCGAATGGTCTACCTCGGTGCAGGTAGTTTGCCAAGTTTGCAAAGTGCCTGTGGATTCAATGGATTGTTGATAATTGTTTGATATAATTAAGGCAATATTTTCATGATTATTAGTAGCAGCAAAAATGTGGTTGGCATTGTGA encodes the following:
- the LOC137717838 gene encoding uncharacterized protein: MENPDTKPTRSPPPPRPHEPEPKKLKMSTSDDEEATTTTTAKTPRYKRRKVAIFFAYLGVGYQGMQKNPGAKTIEGDLEEALYLSNAVPEQDRNSPKRYDWARSARTDKGVSAVGQVVSGRFYVDPPGFVDRLNSNLSPQIRIFGYKRVTASFNAKKFCDRRRYVYLIPLFALDPSAHRDRESVLASLGSDQEFVKCLECSERGRKVGGLMGKRTYELRGMSFELGISSNTNEAMVESEISEEIKVLPGNAGDDNSISEPRNEVSLSINEETKVLTENAGVDTSNSELKTEISISINNNEISEIEVENNRAVPNEADAADLNSESMNDTNVSLGEEKANGDEKTEEGSGRGSGFCYGEKERERFNKILNSYEGTHNFHNFTTRTKAVDPAAQRYIISFNASTTVTVEGMEFVKCEVVGQSFMLHQIRKMIGLAVAIFRGCASESLLERALQKDVNINVPTAPEVGLYLDECFFASYNQKWGDSHEELSMKDYEQAAEDFKMKHIDSHIASTEHKEGVVGLWLHSLNHRNYPDLGPAENHGNTTNGISADAGNVAPE
- the LOC137717839 gene encoding F-box protein SKIP23-like, encoding MEVDWTQLPPELAESISKKLTIYADYLRFRVVCHSWRASVPKTPHHLPPQLPWLMLPQSQPNQSHRAFFNISNSRVHFLHLPEASHRKRRCGSSHGWLVILDETPSVLLVNPLTRAKRHLPPLSTFPNVVRFDYSDVGREYALVSPSGDVYTRSLTQMRDSFLKKVVLSSSPLEARGGFTFTAVAIVNQTGDLAFCRDGDQTWTFIDGAQSYSEDVVSVNGLFYAVDKKGTVAECDVNGPSPPRVRLIRTPRLEDADMRYLVSSGDDLLLVSRYLQIDYGFLVYNANVNYRTVKFDVFRMNWLGERWDKVENLGDRMVFIGENSWFSLLASDFPGSLGNCIYFTDDYSESNNESGVWGYDSGIFKLWDGTIQELPPYPRNSNYEVHWPAGSLPLWVTPNPC